The genomic DNA CCGGTATCCAGGAGGTAGTCCCGATTGCCGACAGCGACGGAACCCGCAGGAAGAACCTTGTTTCCCTTCTGCAGAGCGCCCACCACCTGGAGGGGGGATAAGCGGTAGGCTGCAAGCCGCCCCGCATCCAGCCGCACCCGGAGCTGACGGGACAGCCCACCTTTGATTTCGGTTTCCGCGACATCCTGCTCCTTTTTCAGCTCGTCGCACAGCTCAGCCGCAACACGGCGCAGTTCATAATGACCATAACGTTCGGACCAGAGGGTGAGGGTAACGATCGGAACGTCGTCGATCGATTTCGGCGACACCATCGGCTCCCCTGCTCCCGGGGGGAGCAGAGTCCGATTGCTCATCACCTTGTTGTAGAGCTTTACGAGCGATTCCTCCATGTTCTGGCCTACCAGAAACCTGACCGTCACGATTCCCATGCCAGGCCTGCTCATGGAGTAGACGTATTCCACCCCCTTTATCTCCCACATCTTCTTCTCGAAGGGGATGACCACCCGCTCCTCGACCTCTTTAGGAGTGCTTCCCGGGAGAGGGAGGTAGATGTCCACCATGGGCACGGAGATCTGTGGTTCCTCCTCCCGCGGAGTAGTCGTCACCGCGTATATTCCGAGGAGAAGCGACGCCGCCACAAGAAGAGGCGTGAGTTTGGAGTCGATGAACGCGCGGGCTATCTTCCCCGCGAACCCTAGGTTCGTCATAGCCTGCTCCTGCCGCTGAACAGGTTTTTCATTGTTGCACCCGGGCGCCTTCCGCCACCTTTTCACCTCCACCGGTGACCACTCTCTCTCCGTGGGCCAATCCGGAAACGATCTCAACCCGGCCTGCCAGCTCACGCCCCGTTTTTACAAGCCGCAGCAAGGCTGAGTTGTCGGTTCCCACGACCCATACATAGGAAAGCATTCCCCGCTCCAGAAGCGCTCCTTTCGGGACGACAATGCCGCTGCTCCTACCCACTGCGATTCTGGCCCTCCCGAACATGCCGGTGCGGAGCCCGTTCCCGGTGATATCTATCTTAACGGTCGCCGTCCTTGTGTCAGGATCGGCCACGGGAGAAACCTCCACCACCCTCCCATGCAACGCATCCCCTACACCGTCCACCGAGACCTCCAGCTCCTGCCCCAACCTCAGCCCCGAAGCAAGGTTGTCGGGAACCGACGCTTCGAGGCGGTAATGCTTCTCCTGCTCTATGGTAACGAGTGGGGTCCCGGGAAAAACCGTTGCGCCCGTTTCGACCGCTTTTGCCGTGACAATGCCGGTCATTGGAGCTGTAATTTTCGAGTACCCGGCTATGGTGCCTGCCGCCCTAGCCTGCTCTCGTGCCTGAGCAAGCCGAGCCTCGGCACGCGAGGCACCCTGCTCCGCTACGTCCCGCTCCGTCAGTCGGGTCTCGTACTCCTGCCGCGTCACTGCCTGCTCAAGGTAGAGTTTTTCGAACCTGCGGAAAGTATCTTCAGCAAGCTTGCGTCGGGCCAAAGCTTCTTTCACTCCCAGACTGGCCTCTTCCACGGCAGCAGCAGCACCTGCTGCACCGGAAGCATTCTCATCTGCCTGTACAGTTACGAGGAGCTTTCCCTTCGAAACGCGTTCCCCTTCCCTGACGTGCACAGCCGTAACAGTACCCGCAACACGGGCAGCAACGGACGCGACGACAGCCGACCTGACGGTACCGGTGGCGGCGAAGAAATCGGTGATCTCCTCCCGACCCACCTGCTGGATGGCTACACCCCGCACCGTCGGAGGTGCTGGCGGAGGAGCATTGTCGTGTTTGCCGCTGCATCCCGAAGAGGTCAGCAATACTGCATAAATGCCCGCCACAGCGGCTCCGGCCGAAAGCCTTTTCACCTCATCACCTCCTGAAGAAAGATCCCAGCGGCCCTGAGAACTTGGGCGGATGCCAGGATCGCACCGTTCTCAGCGTTGACTACCTGGGTCCTCCCCCTGTTAAGGGAGCTCTGTGCATCGAGGAGGTCCGCCATCGTTGCCAAAGAGTTCTCGAACCTGAGGCTCAAGAGCCTGACCGCCTCCTCAGCATCCCGTACCGCATGCCGGGCTACCTCCAGGCGCTGCCTCGCCTCCTCTCGCCGCAAGAGCGCCTCCTCCACCTGGAGGGCAGCTTCCCGTCTCAAATCTTCAAGAGAACACGCCGCGGCATTCCGCAACGCCTTCGCTTTGGAAAGTTCCCGGTAGCGGCGAAACCCGTCGAAAATTTCCCAGCGAAGGGTCAGTCCTGCCGCCCACGAGTCGTTGTCGCGGCCGAAAGGGTAGTCCCGGTCGTTCATCTGGAATGCGGCGTTTGCGTACAGCGTCGGAAGATAGGTTTTAAAAGCGAGATCTACCCCCGCATCCGCCAGCGCGACTGCCGCCTCACCTTCCTTTAAGTCCACCCTCCGGTCCAGTGCCGACTGCAGCAACTCCTCTGCACTCTCGGTGGCGACGGCAAACTCGGCGATATCATGCACATCGACCAAAACCCCGGGCTTTTCCCCCATCAGACGGGCGAGGCCAAGCTTTGCGAGTCTGACGTTGTTTCTTGCCGAAAGCCGTAGCTGCTCCATTTCGGAGAGAAATGTTCGGGCCCTCAGTTCGTCCGACTTCAGTCCAGTTCCGGCAGCGCTCCGCGCTACCGCGACGCGGTAGTGCTCCGAAGCGTTCCGCACCGCATCTTCCGCCGAAGCGGCCAGGGCCTTGGCGAGCCTGATTTCGAGAGCTGCACGGTACGCCGCAAAGACAACATCCTCCCGCCTCCCGGCCAGCTGAAGATCGTGCTGATCAAGTTCCTTATCAGCCAGTTCGACACCACCTGCGATACGCGCATCAAATAGAGGCAATTCCAAGGAGACTCCGGTGCGGAAATCGCCATGAGAAGAGGGATTATTGAGATTGTCGATTATAAAATCCTGCTCGGTGAAACGTCCCTGATCGAGCTTCATCATGAACGTCCGGGTCGGGGCGTTGGAGACGGATCCGCTCTCTTCGATGGCGATGCTCGGGTAGTAGCGGCTGCGCCGGCTGGCCGCTGCATGCTCGGCGGCTGTTCGCCGATGGCCAGCCGACCGAATTACGAGGTTTCGCTCCAGTGCGAGGCTGATAGCCTCACGGAGAGTTACGGTGCGCTCCGCGCTCCACGTAACGGAGGGGGGAACCAGCGCCAAAAATAGAAGAACTGCCGCTGCTGCCTGATTCATCGTCGCCTCTGGCTGACAAATATATAGCGAAAAATATATATATGAGCGTCGCTTGTCAAGCAGTTTAATTATACCTGCTGCAGCACAAGTTGAAACCGCTCCGGAAATTAGGTCCGAGAAACCTTCAGCGGAGCCGTTCCATAGATACATGGAACATTTGACAAAGACATGAACGGCACTTAGACTGGGCAAAACTTCCGGAGGTGGGTATTGCTGAACAAGGAGCAGTGGAAAAAGAGGGCGAAGGAGATTCTTTCTCTGGACAGCCATCCCGGACATATTGCCGCGGGATTCGCGGTGGGTGTCTTCATCAGCTTCACCCCCTTTTTCGGCTTGCACACCCCTATGGCTGTCGCCGCTGCCTTCATCTTCCGCCTCAACAAGCTGACCTGTCTGACCGGCGCCTGGATCAACACCCCCATTACGGTAGTGCCCGTTCTCGGGATAAGCTATAAACTCGGAAGAGTCATGCAGGGTCTTCCTCCAATGGAACTGAAGGTCAGGGGGCTGGAATGGCAATACCTGAAGGGGCATGCCGCCTCCCTCATCCTCGGGTCATCGGTCATCGGGTTCATAGCTGCGATAGCTGGATACTTCGCATGCTACTACATAGTAGTAAGGTTCAGGCAGAAGGATGAGGCGCTTGCGGAGTTGACGCAGGAAATGGAAGAGGTAGGAGAAGAACTGGACGAGAAATAGCGGAAGGAAAAAGGGAGGCAACCGCCTCCCTTTGCTATCTGCCGAGGAGCGGAGCGAGCACGCTGTATGTGATGAAAGCCATCAGCGCGGAAGCCGGAATGGTGAGTACCCATGCCCAAAGAATGCGATACGCCACGTTCCAGTTAACGGCGGTGAGACGTTTGGACAGACCTACGCCGAGAATGGTGGACGTGATAATGTGAGTGGTGCTGACCGGCATTCCTATTGAGGATGCACCGAGAATGACACCCGCCGAGGCTGTCTCTACGCAGAAGCCATGGACCGGCTGGAGCTTTACGAAGTCTTTCCCCACCGTCTTGATGATCCGCCATCCCCCGGCGGCAGTCCCGAGCCCCATTGCAAGCGCGCATGCGAACTTCACCCACATCGGTACCGCAAATACCGGAAGAGCCCCGTAACTTACTAGTGCCATAGTGATGACACCCATCGATTTCTGTGCGTCCGCCGTCCCGTGAGAGAACGCCATGAAGGCCGCCGACATGACCTGCATTTTGCGGAAGTGGTTGTTGAGGGCTCCTGGCGCGTGGTTTCGAAAAGTCCAGAGAAGCAAGACCATTACGGCGAAACCGATTATGGTACCGACTACCGGAGAGAGAACCAGCGCAAGAACGATCTTCTTGAGCCCCGCCCAGTGAAGAGCCGCCACTCCCTTGTGTGCTATCACCGCGCCCATTATGCCGCCGATGATCGCGTGGGAAGATGAAGAGGGAAGACCATAGTACCAGGTTATGAGGTTCCAGATTATGGCACCCATTACACCTGCGAATACGACCATCTGCGTTACGTTGTCCTTGTCGACGATCCCTTTGCCGATAGTGGCAGCTACCTTTGTGGAAACCATGGCGCCGGCAAAGTTCAGAATGGCGGCCATGAAGATGGCGGCCTTGACTGTGAGCGCCCGCGTCGACACGCAGGTGGCGATGGCGTTGGCAGTGTCGTGAAAGCCGTTGATATAGTCGAATACCAGCGCCGCCAGAATGACCAGCACTAGCATCAGAAATGCGGTATCAGGCATTCTTTACCACCACGCTTTCAAGGATGTTAGCCGCGTCCTCGCATTTGTCGGTGGCGCGTTCCAGCGTTTCGTATATCTCTTTCCACTTGATGAGCTGGATCGGGTCCTTCTCTTCGTCAAACAGCCTGCTTATCGCTTCCCGGCAGACCCGGTCGGCTTCGTTCTCGATGGCGTTGACCTCCACGCAGTGCTCGTAGATGTGCTCGAATTTCCCACCCAGGTGCGCAACTGCCTTCTCTACTGCACGGCTACCCTGAAGGATGTGGAAGGCCAGTTCCTTCGCTTCAGGAGTAGGCTTTTCCACGTTGTACATGATGAACCGCTGGGATGAGGCGTCTATAAGGTCGAGAATGTCGTCGAGGGCCGATGCCAGGGCGTAGATGTCCTCGCGGTCCAGAGGTGTAACGAAGCTTTTGTTCAGCTTCTTGATTATCTCATGGGTCAAAGAGTCCCCACGATGCTCCACATCCTTGATCTTGCGCTGGCTTGCCTGCGGGTCATCGTAGTTGTCGAGCATATCCTTGAACAGTTCAGCGCCTTCGATTATGTTGGCCGCCATTTCCTTGAACAGCTGAAAGAATTTTTCTTCCTTCGGGATCAGTCCGAACATGAGTTTCCTCCAAAAACATTGGGGCTATTGAAACCTGTCACTCATAGCACAAATCACCCCTCATTCCCATAAGAAATATTACCCGACAGATCATGAAGGCTCTTGCGATACCCGGTTTTATCTTGATTTAGCTTCATATATCGCATATCTTCCTACCGCATTCTGGCCGGCGCAAGCGGCCCATTCCCGCATCCCCTGAGAGGCTGTATGAACCTCTTCCATGCCGCATTTCTGGGTGCCCTGCAAGGCCTCACCGAGGTCCTCCCAATCAGCAGCTCGGCACACCTGATCCTCGTCCCCTGGCTTCTCCGATGGCCCGCGTCGGGACTGACCTTCGATGTAGCTCTCCACCTCGGAACCTTCATTGCGCTCTCCATATACTTCCGGCGCGACATCGTCGAACTGGTGGGAAATTTTTTCAGGTCCATCCGGGAAAAAAAAGCAGATTCTCCCACTGACCGGCTCCCTTTCTACATTATCGCCGGAACTATCCCCGCCGCAATTGTGGGCAAAGCCCTTGAAGGCCACATTGAGGAAATTTTCCGGAAAAGCCCGGTCCTGATCGCGTGCTTTCTCATCGTATTCGGCCTGATCCTCGCCCTGAGCGACTCCAAAGGCACTAAACGGCTCAGCCTCGAGAGAATCACTCTCAAGGCTGCGATGATTATCGGGATTGCACAGTGCCTGGCGCTCATCCCCGGAGTATCCCGCTCCGGAATCACCATCACCGCTGCGCTCTTCATCGGCTTCAACCGTGAAGCGGCCGCCCGCTTCTCCTTCCTCCTTTCTCTCCCGATCGTTGCAGCCGCGGCATTCCTGGAGCTGGGCGACCTTGTACGCAGCGGCATCCCGGAAGGGGAGACAGGCGGGCTGGTCGTCGGCATGGCATCATCGGCCATCTTCGGCTATATCAGCGTCGCTTTTCTTCTGAATTTCGTTAAACGCAGCTCCCTCTATCCCTTCGTCTGGTATCGAATAGCGGCAGGAACGGCATTGCTACTGTTTCTTACAGCTTCCTGATCTGTGACCGATAAACGTACGGACGAACAATGGGGAGGGATGATGGGAGGAGGAATCAAGAATTGGCCCGAGGAGGAGCGTCCCCGGGAAAAATTCGTCCAGCGGGGTCCCGAGGCACTTACTGACGCTGAATTGCTTGCGCTCATCATAAGAACGGGGGATTCCGTCGGAAAGCGGAGCGCCATCGACCTTGGACGCGCGCTCCTGCAGGAATTCGGCGACCTTCGGACGCTCGCGCTGACCGGCGTCACCGAAATTTGCCGAATTCCTGGAATGGGTACGGCGAAAGCCGTGTCGGTCAAGGCGGCCCTGGAACTGGGGAACCGCTTCGGGTCGAAACGCCTGGAGAGCTTCGAACGCTTCACGGCGCCCTCACAGGTGTTTGAGCACTTTCACCACGAGTTCCGGGACCGGCGGAAAGAGTATTTCCTCGCTCTGCTGCTGGACGGAAAGAACCGCATCATCAAGCGCGTTCAGATATCCGAAGGGTCCCTCAACCAGAGCATCGTCCATCCACGGGAGGTGTTCAATCCAGCCGTACGGGAATCGGCAGCCGCAATCATCCTCGTACACAACCACCCCTCCGGCGACCCGACCCCCAGCAGGGAAGACCTGGACATAACCCGCCGCCTGGCGGAAGCGGGGGAGCTGATGGGAGTAAAGGTGCTTGATCACATCATCATCGGTGACGGAACCTTCATGAGCTTTACTGCACAGGGCATGCTGTAGCAAACCTGGGTGGCACCCAACACTCACGTAAGGAAATTCACCACTATCCCCTTGATGCGGACTATCTTGCCGGTAATGGCAATCCGGTCCTTCTGCTCGCTGACGATAAGCCGGTACAATTCATCCGCCTCCCGATCGATAACCGCTACGAGCTCGTGCTCGTGAGGTGTTATTCCTGAGCTCCTGACCCGCTCCACGCGATAGGCCTGGCTGCTGGCCTTCTTGGCGAAGGAGCTCAGAAGATCGCGAAAAGCGCGGAAGTTGGCGACTGTCGGCTCCCGGTCGAGAGTTACGGCGGCCCGGTCTATTTCCTCCTTCAACTCGTGCAGTTCAAGCCCCACGTCCTGCAGTTCCGCCACCCTTGCACTTAGGCGCGTTGCAAACAGAGATCCGGCATTGTCGGCTCCTCTGGAAGAGGCTTTTGTCTTTTTCTTCTTCTCCACTTCGGTGGAAGGAAGATTGTCGTTGATCCGCATCCCATTCTCCGAACGGCTGCACTTCATCGCTCAAGGCGGTGCAGCCCATGAATATTCGAGCGTAGCTGTCAATGGCCCCAGTATCAGCAGATTCGCGGCAGTTGCTCCCCCGCCAGCATTTCAACAGTTCGCAGCCCCCCGACGGTAGTCCGCATCTGAAGGGTTCCCTCTCCTTTGCCGGTCACCTCGCCTATAACCGCTGCGTCCTTTCCCAGGGGATGGGCGTGCATCCGGGCGAGCACACGCCCGGCTGCTTCAGGAGAAACCAGTGCCAGAAGTTTACCCTCGTTGGCTATATACAGCGGGTCGAGGCCCAGTATGGCGCAGACACCCCGCACCTCCGCGCGAAGCGGTAGCGCCGTTTCCTGCAGGACCATCGACACCCCCGACTGGAGCGCAATCTCCTTCAGGGTGGTAGCCACACCGCCTCTCGTAGGGTCGCGCAGCACGTGAATCGCCGTCGCTTCTTCGAGCATGGTCTCGACAAGGCCATTCAGAGGCGCGCAGTCGCTCTCGATTTCCGTTTCCAGTTCTAGACCCCCCCGTGCCGCCAATATTGCAACGCCG from Geobacter sp. DSM 9736 includes the following:
- a CDS encoding efflux RND transporter periplasmic adaptor subunit, producing MKRLSAGAAVAGIYAVLLTSSGCSGKHDNAPPPAPPTVRGVAIQQVGREEITDFFAATGTVRSAVVASVAARVAGTVTAVHVREGERVSKGKLLVTVQADENASGAAGAAAAVEEASLGVKEALARRKLAEDTFRRFEKLYLEQAVTRQEYETRLTERDVAEQGASRAEARLAQAREQARAAGTIAGYSKITAPMTGIVTAKAVETGATVFPGTPLVTIEQEKHYRLEASVPDNLASGLRLGQELEVSVDGVGDALHGRVVEVSPVADPDTRTATVKIDITGNGLRTGMFGRARIAVGRSSGIVVPKGALLERGMLSYVWVVGTDNSALLRLVKTGRELAGRVEIVSGLAHGERVVTGGGEKVAEGARVQQ
- a CDS encoding TolC family protein translates to MNQAAAAVLLFLALVPPSVTWSAERTVTLREAISLALERNLVIRSAGHRRTAAEHAAASRRSRYYPSIAIEESGSVSNAPTRTFMMKLDQGRFTEQDFIIDNLNNPSSHGDFRTGVSLELPLFDARIAGGVELADKELDQHDLQLAGRREDVVFAAYRAALEIRLAKALAASAEDAVRNASEHYRVAVARSAAGTGLKSDELRARTFLSEMEQLRLSARNNVRLAKLGLARLMGEKPGVLVDVHDIAEFAVATESAEELLQSALDRRVDLKEGEAAVALADAGVDLAFKTYLPTLYANAAFQMNDRDYPFGRDNDSWAAGLTLRWEIFDGFRRYRELSKAKALRNAAACSLEDLRREAALQVEEALLRREEARQRLEVARHAVRDAEEAVRLLSLRFENSLATMADLLDAQSSLNRGRTQVVNAENGAILASAQVLRAAGIFLQEVMR
- a CDS encoding DUF2062 domain-containing protein → MLNKEQWKKRAKEILSLDSHPGHIAAGFAVGVFISFTPFFGLHTPMAVAAAFIFRLNKLTCLTGAWINTPITVVPVLGISYKLGRVMQGLPPMELKVRGLEWQYLKGHAASLILGSSVIGFIAAIAGYFACYYIVVRFRQKDEALAELTQEMEEVGEELDEK
- a CDS encoding inorganic phosphate transporter, whose product is MPDTAFLMLVLVILAALVFDYINGFHDTANAIATCVSTRALTVKAAIFMAAILNFAGAMVSTKVAATIGKGIVDKDNVTQMVVFAGVMGAIIWNLITWYYGLPSSSSHAIIGGIMGAVIAHKGVAALHWAGLKKIVLALVLSPVVGTIIGFAVMVLLLWTFRNHAPGALNNHFRKMQVMSAAFMAFSHGTADAQKSMGVITMALVSYGALPVFAVPMWVKFACALAMGLGTAAGGWRIIKTVGKDFVKLQPVHGFCVETASAGVILGASSIGMPVSTTHIITSTILGVGLSKRLTAVNWNVAYRILWAWVLTIPASALMAFITYSVLAPLLGR
- a CDS encoding YaaR family protein, giving the protein MRINDNLPSTEVEKKKKTKASSRGADNAGSLFATRLSARVAELQDVGLELHELKEEIDRAAVTLDREPTVANFRAFRDLLSSFAKKASSQAYRVERVRSSGITPHEHELVAVIDREADELYRLIVSEQKDRIAITGKIVRIKGIVVNFLT
- the radC gene encoding DNA repair protein RadC yields the protein MGGGIKNWPEEERPREKFVQRGPEALTDAELLALIIRTGDSVGKRSAIDLGRALLQEFGDLRTLALTGVTEICRIPGMGTAKAVSVKAALELGNRFGSKRLESFERFTAPSQVFEHFHHEFRDRRKEYFLALLLDGKNRIIKRVQISEGSLNQSIVHPREVFNPAVRESAAAIILVHNHPSGDPTPSREDLDITRRLAEAGELMGVKVLDHIIIGDGTFMSFTAQGML
- the uppP gene encoding undecaprenyl-diphosphatase UppP, with the translated sequence MNLFHAAFLGALQGLTEVLPISSSAHLILVPWLLRWPASGLTFDVALHLGTFIALSIYFRRDIVELVGNFFRSIREKKADSPTDRLPFYIIAGTIPAAIVGKALEGHIEEIFRKSPVLIACFLIVFGLILALSDSKGTKRLSLERITLKAAMIIGIAQCLALIPGVSRSGITITAALFIGFNREAAARFSFLLSLPIVAAAAFLELGDLVRSGIPEGETGGLVVGMASSAIFGYISVAFLLNFVKRSSLYPFVWYRIAAGTALLLFLTAS
- a CDS encoding DUF47 domain-containing protein, producing the protein MFGLIPKEEKFFQLFKEMAANIIEGAELFKDMLDNYDDPQASQRKIKDVEHRGDSLTHEIIKKLNKSFVTPLDREDIYALASALDDILDLIDASSQRFIMYNVEKPTPEAKELAFHILQGSRAVEKAVAHLGGKFEHIYEHCVEVNAIENEADRVCREAISRLFDEEKDPIQLIKWKEIYETLERATDKCEDAANILESVVVKNA